Proteins encoded by one window of Arachis hypogaea cultivar Tifrunner chromosome 1, arahy.Tifrunner.gnm2.J5K5, whole genome shotgun sequence:
- the LOC112796496 gene encoding uncharacterized protein: MGDSVKQLLARPIQLADQVTKAADEASASFKNDCQELKSKAEKLAALLRQAARVSGDLYDRPTRRIVADTDIVLDKALSLVLKCRNNGLVKRVFTIIPTAAFRKMSSQLENSIGDVSWLLRVSAPADDRADEYLGLPPIAANEPILGLIWEYIATLHTSSVDERADAAAQLVSLARDNDRYGKLIIEEGGVGPLLKLVKEGKMEGQENAARAIGLLARDPESVEHMIHSGVCSVFAKILKEGPMKVQAVVAWAVSELAGNYPKCQDLFAQHNIIRLLVGHLAFETVQEHSKYAIVSNKPNSIHAVVMANNTNNVNGNGNGLKKINGNEDEDKSRVQHPLGDRSTNQMHRVVTSTMAMHAASKQQQQQQQQPSQQQVNQGNDVNQNHGKQSHQQSYSYSGINMKGRELEDPETKAYMKAMAARALWHLAKENSAICRSITESRALLCFAVLLERGREDVQYNSAMAVMEITAVAEKDAELRRSAFKPNSPACKAVVDQVLKIIDKGDSDLLIPCVKAIGNLARTFRATETRIIGPLVRLLDEREAEISREASISLTKFAGKDNYLHVDHSKAIISAGGAKHLVQLVYLGEQIVQKSALVLLSYIALHVPDSEELAQAEVLGVLEWASKQPNVTQDEALEALLQESKSRLELYQSRGSRGFHKLHQ; the protein is encoded by the coding sequence ATGGGAGACTCAGTGAAGCAGTTACTGGCAAGGCCGATCCAGCTGGCAGACCAAGTAACCAAGGCGGCCGATGAGGCCAGCGCATCTTTCAAGAACGATTGTCAGGAGCTCAAATCCAAGGCGGAGAAGCTCGCCGCCCTCCTCCGCCAGGCCGCAAGAGTAAGCGGCGACCTCTACGACCGACCCACGCGCCGCATCGTCGCCGATACCGATATAGTTCTCGACAAGGCACTCTCGTTAGTCCTCAAGTGCCGCAACAACGGCCTCGTAAAGCGCGTCTTCACCATCATCCCCACCGCCGCGTTTCGCAAGATGTCGTCACAGCTTGAGAATTCCATCGGGGATGTGTCGTGGCTTCTCCGCGTCTCCGCCCCCGCCGACGACCGCGCGGACGAGTATCTCGGCCTTCCTCCAATCGCCGCCAACGAGCCAATACTCGGCCTAATCTGGGAATACATCGCGACGCTCCACACGAGCTCCGTGGATGAACGCGCCGATGCTGCGGCGCAGCTTGTTTCTTTGGCACGTGATAATGACCGTTACGGGAAGCTCATAATTGAAGAAGGTGGCGTTGGTCCGTTACTGAAGCTTGTGAAAGAAGGGAAGATGGAAGGTCAGGAAAACGCTGCAAGAGCGATTGGGTTGTTGGCGCGTGATCCCGAGAGCGTGGAGCATATGATCCATTCTGGTGTTTGTTCTGTTTTTGCTAAGATCCTTAAAGAAGGACCTATGAAGGTTCAAGCAGTGGtagcttgggctgtttctgagcTTGCAGGTAACTACCCTAAATGCCAAGATCTTTTTGCTCAGCATAATATCATAAGATTGTTAGTTGGTCATCTTGCTTTTGAGACTGTTCAGGAGCATAGTAAGTATGCTATTGTTAGTAATAAGCCAAATTCGATTCACGCTGTTGTGATGGCGAATAATACCAATAATGTTAATGGGAATGGGAATGGTTTGAAGAAGATTAATGGGAATGAAGATGAGGATAAGAGTAGAGTGCAGCATCCTTTGGGTGATCGTTCTACAAACCAGATGCATAGAGTGGTTACTAGTACTATGGCTATGCATGCTGCTTccaagcagcagcagcagcagcaacagcagCCGTCCCAGCAGCAAGTGAATCAAGGGAATGATGTGAATCAGAATCATGGGAAGCAGAGTCATCAGCAAAGCTATTCGTATTCAGGCATTAACATGAAGGGGAGGGAGCTTGAGGATCCTGAGACTAAGGCTTATATGAAGGCCATGGCTGCCAGAGCCTTATGGCACTTGGCCAAGGAAAACTCGGCTATTTGTCGTAGCATCACGGAATCAAGGGCGTTGCTTTGTTTTGCTGTTTTGCTCGAGAGAGGGCGCGAAGATGTGCAGTACAATTCTGCCATGGCCGTGATGGAGATAACGGCTGTGGCAGAGAAAGATGCAGAGTTAAGGAGGTCTGCCTTCAAGCCTAACTCCCCTGCTTGCAAGGCAGTTGTTGATCAAGTGCTCAAGATCATAGATAAAGGCGATTCAGACCTCCTCATTCCTTGTGTCAAGGCTATTGGGAATCTGGCAAGGACATTCAGGGCGACGGAGACAAGGATAATTGGTCCCTTGGTGCGGCTTCTGGACGAAAGGGAGGCCGAGATATCAAGAGAGGCATCAATTTCGCTCACAAAGTTCGCTGGCAAAGACAACTACCTCCATGTTGATCACTCTAAGGCAATTATAAGCGCTGGTGGCGCTAAACACTTGGTTCAGCTTGTGTATCTAGGAGAACAAATTGTTCAAAAATCAGCACTGGTATTGCTATCTTACATTGCACTGCACGTGCCGGATAGCGAAGAGCTAGCCCAAGCCGAGGTTCTTGGAGTGCTTGAATGGGCATCCAAACAACCTAATGTGACTCAAGATGAGGCGCTGGAAGCCTTGTTGCAAGAATCCAAGAGTAGGCTAGAGCTTTACCAGTCTAGAGGTTCTAGAGGGTTCCATAAACTACATCAATAG